In one Chitinophaga sancti genomic region, the following are encoded:
- a CDS encoding SusC/RagA family TonB-linked outer membrane protein translates to MANFLKLKWEAFRISRICPIMIIACLSLKAQAKNYPIDRLIEIKVHKVSVKDAFNIITKQTGIIFTYSNDQFDENRRVILTSHNYSLRKILDEILSNTRFVWDYNEGNIIVKPIENSILKSSKVGQHELEPADSLVTLSGIVKDENGKPLPGVSIVVNNTKYGTSTNQEGIFVLKNVPSQSYITISSIGFTSQQFRVGNSRGWQSFILKESVSILDGAVVEAYSITSKRYSTSSISTISSKEIEKKPVTNVLLAMQGEIPGVIIQQSSGVANAGISVQIRGLNSLRKGSDPLYVVDGVPYTSQLMQTVNPSLGVSGDPDKEFAMQGNPLSFINPADIESISLLKDADATSIYGSRAAAGAILITTKKGKSGPTRFGVNFQQGFSKVVRFVDLLNRDQYLEMRHEGKINANEAILPYDYDLNGTWDTTHSTDWQKTLLGGTANYSDLQLTTSGGTENTQFLIGAGYNKSTSVSLASLSDQRGSIHFNISNISQNKKFNIQLSGSYMVDQNLPTADDLATWALTLPPVAPAIYNKDGSLNWAPDSQGQSSWVNPLASTKRTGRNTTNNLISNLLVAYNLAKGLKIKSSFGYTNMQINEYRGTPFSSYSPEDKALNLDRVANYSNGSIRSFIIEPQISYDFIKGDHRVDALLGSTIQNNRNFQQAFKGTGYGADQLLEDIRSASSVQVLSTVASTYKYNALFGRINYRFKDRYIINVAARRDGTSRFGANNRFHNFSSIGASWIFSEEPFFLKILKDVSFGKLQASYGTTGSDQIGDYLYLNTYASYSPRVPYQGVIGLANRGIPNPYLQWESTTKMQSSLDLGFFDNRILLNATYFLHRSSNQLVNYTLPALAGFSSYTKNLPAKIQNTGWELSGNFQPVKKKIFSWKFNINFYVPKNKLLSFPGIETSPYYLNYFVGQAITSRRVYAFAGVDPQTGLYQFYDYKGNLTASPNYKTDIIRVINMAPSYTAGLSNTLNYKNFQLDVLLQINKQYVASLKYGNFLPGTMINQPATILNRWRKPGDVNDIQRMTSSYSGNETSQYFKVGASDGNYMNCTYLRIKNVSFSWGVPQAWCAKRKVQYARFYINTQNLYTFTNFVGADPETGYSATLPPLRTITFGIQIGL, encoded by the coding sequence ATGGCTAATTTTTTAAAGTTAAAATGGGAAGCTTTTCGCATTTCAAGAATTTGCCCCATTATGATTATTGCTTGCTTAAGTTTGAAGGCACAAGCCAAAAATTATCCAATCGACAGATTGATTGAAATTAAAGTGCATAAGGTTTCTGTTAAAGATGCTTTTAATATAATAACAAAGCAAACAGGGATTATATTTACATATAGTAACGATCAGTTTGATGAGAATAGAAGAGTTATCCTAACCTCTCATAATTACTCATTGAGAAAGATTTTAGATGAAATACTAAGTAATACAAGGTTTGTTTGGGATTATAATGAAGGTAATATTATTGTGAAGCCGATAGAAAACAGTATTCTGAAATCAAGTAAAGTTGGTCAACATGAACTTGAGCCAGCCGACTCATTGGTTACTTTATCGGGAATTGTCAAAGATGAAAATGGAAAGCCATTACCAGGCGTTTCTATTGTTGTTAACAATACAAAATATGGAACTTCTACTAATCAGGAAGGAATATTTGTCTTAAAAAATGTTCCTTCCCAATCTTATATAACCATTTCAAGTATTGGTTTTACGAGCCAACAATTCAGAGTGGGCAACTCTAGAGGATGGCAATCTTTTATCTTAAAAGAATCTGTCAGTATATTAGATGGAGCCGTAGTTGAAGCATATTCAATTACATCTAAAAGATATAGTACATCATCAATTAGTACTATTTCATCCAAAGAAATTGAAAAGAAACCTGTCACAAACGTATTATTAGCAATGCAGGGAGAAATTCCAGGCGTTATTATTCAGCAATCATCAGGGGTCGCAAATGCAGGTATTAGCGTACAAATTAGAGGTTTAAATAGTTTACGAAAAGGTTCTGATCCATTATACGTAGTTGATGGGGTTCCATATACTTCCCAATTAATGCAAACTGTTAATCCAAGCTTGGGGGTATCTGGCGATCCAGATAAAGAATTTGCAATGCAAGGAAATCCTCTGAGCTTTATTAATCCTGCCGATATTGAAAGCATAAGTTTACTTAAAGATGCTGATGCTACATCTATATATGGCTCTAGGGCTGCAGCGGGAGCTATTTTAATTACTACAAAGAAGGGGAAATCTGGTCCTACTAGATTCGGAGTTAATTTTCAACAAGGATTTTCAAAAGTAGTAAGATTTGTTGATCTTTTAAATAGAGATCAATACTTAGAAATGAGACATGAAGGTAAGATAAATGCAAATGAGGCAATTCTTCCCTATGATTATGATTTAAATGGTACATGGGATACAACTCATTCAACGGATTGGCAAAAAACTTTATTAGGTGGAACGGCCAACTATTCAGACCTTCAGCTAACAACATCAGGAGGAACAGAAAATACGCAGTTTTTAATTGGGGCTGGATATAATAAAAGTACATCTGTTTCATTGGCAAGTTTGAGTGATCAAAGAGGAAGCATTCATTTTAATATAAGTAATATATCTCAAAATAAGAAATTTAACATTCAATTATCAGGCTCCTATATGGTTGATCAAAATTTACCAACTGCAGATGATTTGGCAACTTGGGCCCTTACTCTTCCTCCTGTTGCTCCTGCAATCTATAATAAAGATGGATCACTAAATTGGGCTCCTGATTCCCAAGGACAGTCATCTTGGGTGAATCCATTAGCATCAACAAAAAGAACCGGTAGGAATACAACAAATAATTTGATAAGTAATTTATTGGTAGCATATAACTTGGCAAAAGGCCTAAAAATAAAAAGTAGTTTTGGATATACTAATATGCAAATTAATGAGTATAGAGGAACTCCATTTAGCTCTTATAGTCCTGAAGATAAAGCATTAAATCTTGATCGTGTGGCGAACTATTCAAACGGAAGTATTAGATCTTTTATTATTGAGCCACAAATATCTTATGACTTTATTAAAGGTGATCATAGAGTGGATGCATTATTGGGAAGCACAATTCAAAATAATAGAAATTTTCAACAAGCATTTAAAGGAACTGGATATGGTGCAGACCAGTTATTAGAAGATATACGCTCTGCATCGTCTGTTCAAGTATTAAGTACTGTTGCAAGTACCTACAAATATAACGCCCTGTTTGGACGAATTAATTATAGATTTAAGGATCGTTATATAATAAATGTAGCAGCCCGAAGAGATGGAACTTCAAGATTCGGAGCAAATAATCGTTTCCATAATTTTTCAAGCATTGGAGCTAGTTGGATTTTTTCAGAAGAACCATTTTTTTTAAAAATTTTAAAGGATGTTAGTTTTGGAAAATTACAGGCAAGTTATGGAACTACTGGGAGCGATCAAATAGGAGACTATCTTTATTTAAATACATATGCTTCCTACTCACCTAGAGTTCCTTATCAAGGTGTAATTGGGCTTGCTAATAGAGGGATTCCCAATCCTTATCTACAATGGGAATCAACAACAAAAATGCAAAGTAGCCTAGACTTGGGTTTTTTCGATAACAGAATTTTATTGAATGCCACATATTTTTTACATCGCTCTTCTAATCAACTAGTAAACTATACTTTACCTGCTTTAGCCGGTTTTTCAAGTTATACCAAAAATCTCCCTGCAAAAATTCAAAATACGGGATGGGAGCTATCTGGAAATTTTCAGCCAGTGAAGAAAAAAATTTTTAGCTGGAAATTTAACATCAATTTTTATGTACCTAAAAATAAATTGTTATCATTCCCTGGAATTGAAACCTCTCCATACTACCTCAATTATTTTGTTGGTCAGGCCATTACCAGTAGGAGAGTATATGCATTTGCTGGTGTAGATCCTCAGACAGGCCTCTATCAGTTTTATGATTATAAAGGAAATCTAACAGCGTCCCCGAATTACAAGACTGATATAATAAGAGTAATTAATATGGCACCTAGTTATACTGCTGGACTCTCAAATACACTCAATTACAAGAATTTTCAGCTTGACGTTCTTTTACAGATTAATAAACAATATGTTGCAAGTTTAAAATATGGGAACTTCTTACCAGGAACAATGATTAATCAGCCTGCTACAATACTTAATAGATGGAGAAAGCCAGGAGATGTTAATGATATACAAAGAATGACTTCGAGCTATAGTGGAAATGAAACATCCCAATATTTTAAAGTA
- a CDS encoding protein kinase domain-containing protein: protein MNEQNSDLIEKSSNIPLTNYEDLLGTFGIKEFSQIGSFLKVGNQDQSEGWIFHISVRLADFNPLIQKLFPYLIQNNLSFVIPINSDIHSMILNCHLGYINLGKVLTIFPNRNSNLSKLADELVEISTNFKGPAIPTDILLGNLVYTKYGSYEIYEPKYITDSSGVKILDQEIIPFKRYPWLSWPFKYPQKTTIIQEGEIVNGRYFIRKILKFDAKGFVMKALFQKNLFNYKYCIIKEGKMGIAEDLYGREMEDRLIWQMNLHKRLQNLIPIPKLLNFFKENSNSYLVLSYINGISFGNVLHKLFEGNHWNDINNKSQIQIIDILLKSIIIIENLHKENFVHRDINAENFLINKRGDVSLIDMELTFDLTSNYPNPPFEKGTEGYMSPEQQISAIPTFEQDIYSIGALMVKCFIQFEPSKFDILNSEMMKNKFSFFCSDADLADLMASCLELEIEKRPSLIKIRTSLEEFKNRTIPKKKFRKINILDRSLLGDIINQSISSLSTNGGTSSDGIWTSLNTSNDNLVGNERFDKTIELGFGNGISGILYLLSKAKSIGFKIDLISDTITKNINFLEEHYHYNKDKIYSGFYSGKSGIALAISSLIEANIIPDSRKNIQIIYDCFTSIPSTMEIENGIAGYGISLLKCNNQLDDKFMTKKINSCIDHILNKQSSNGSWNLYLESSGQNEKLSGFKDGISGIVWFLLNYVDFHADDLIRDRIFLALDFLIKNSKLHQGYKTWKISSKSREIHDFYNGGYKILKPFIKAYTISNEKKYKTIVEQILFSYPQHITTELFSQEKGIAGLGEIYIEAWQAFHNEEWLIRAEWIALLLANTTYGEFKKSYWKMDNYHFLNACLFNGNSGIIHFLLRIFSQNKISDYYSYS, encoded by the coding sequence ATGAATGAACAAAACTCAGATCTTATAGAAAAATCTTCTAATATACCTTTAACTAATTATGAAGATCTACTTGGAACATTTGGAATAAAAGAATTTTCTCAGATTGGGTCTTTTCTAAAAGTTGGAAATCAAGATCAATCAGAAGGATGGATTTTTCACATATCAGTCAGATTAGCTGATTTTAATCCATTAATACAAAAGCTATTCCCCTATCTTATTCAAAACAATCTTTCTTTTGTAATTCCAATAAACTCAGATATTCATAGTATGATTTTAAACTGTCATCTGGGATATATCAATCTTGGAAAAGTCTTAACAATTTTTCCCAATAGAAATTCAAATTTATCTAAATTAGCCGACGAACTTGTAGAGATCTCAACAAATTTTAAAGGTCCAGCAATTCCAACTGATATACTATTGGGAAATTTAGTATACACAAAATACGGAAGTTATGAAATTTACGAGCCGAAATATATTACTGATTCCAGTGGAGTTAAAATACTTGACCAGGAAATAATCCCATTTAAACGATACCCGTGGCTTTCATGGCCATTCAAATATCCTCAAAAAACAACTATAATTCAGGAAGGCGAAATAGTAAATGGTAGGTATTTTATTCGTAAAATTTTAAAATTTGACGCTAAGGGATTCGTAATGAAAGCATTATTTCAAAAAAATCTATTTAATTATAAATATTGCATTATTAAAGAAGGAAAGATGGGAATAGCTGAAGATTTATATGGAAGAGAAATGGAAGATAGGCTTATTTGGCAGATGAACTTACATAAAAGGTTACAAAATCTTATACCTATCCCCAAATTATTAAATTTTTTTAAAGAAAATTCCAATTCATACCTAGTTTTAAGTTATATAAATGGGATATCATTTGGAAATGTTTTACATAAACTGTTTGAAGGAAATCATTGGAACGATATTAATAATAAATCACAAATTCAAATTATAGACATTTTATTGAAATCAATTATAATCATAGAAAACTTACATAAAGAAAATTTTGTTCACAGAGATATAAATGCTGAAAATTTTCTCATTAATAAAAGAGGTGATGTATCATTAATTGATATGGAATTGACCTTCGATTTAACATCAAATTACCCAAATCCTCCGTTTGAAAAAGGCACAGAAGGATATATGTCTCCAGAACAACAAATATCTGCTATTCCAACTTTCGAGCAAGATATTTATAGTATAGGTGCTTTAATGGTAAAATGCTTTATTCAATTTGAGCCTTCGAAATTTGATATATTGAATTCAGAAATGATGAAAAATAAGTTCTCCTTTTTTTGCAGTGATGCTGATCTGGCTGATCTAATGGCATCTTGCCTCGAACTTGAAATAGAGAAAAGGCCCTCACTTATAAAAATCCGAACATCATTAGAAGAGTTTAAGAATAGAACAATTCCAAAGAAAAAATTCAGAAAAATAAATATTCTAGATCGCAGTTTATTAGGTGACATTATTAACCAGTCGATTAGTTCATTATCAACTAATGGAGGAACAAGTTCTGATGGCATTTGGACTTCCCTAAATACAAGCAATGATAATCTTGTCGGCAATGAGCGGTTTGACAAAACGATAGAGCTTGGATTTGGAAATGGCATTTCAGGAATTCTCTATTTATTGTCAAAAGCTAAATCAATCGGATTTAAGATTGATTTAATTTCAGACACTATAACTAAAAATATTAATTTTTTAGAAGAACACTATCATTACAACAAAGACAAAATCTATTCAGGTTTTTATTCGGGGAAAAGTGGCATTGCATTGGCAATATCCTCATTAATAGAGGCAAATATTATTCCTGACAGCAGGAAAAATATTCAGATAATTTATGATTGCTTTACAAGTATTCCGTCAACAATGGAAATTGAAAATGGGATTGCAGGATATGGAATTTCTTTACTTAAATGTAACAACCAATTAGATGATAAATTTATGACAAAAAAAATAAATTCCTGCATTGACCATATCCTCAATAAACAATCATCTAATGGATCATGGAATTTATATTTAGAATCTTCAGGTCAAAATGAAAAACTATCAGGATTCAAAGACGGTATTTCTGGAATAGTATGGTTTCTCCTTAATTACGTTGACTTTCATGCTGATGATTTAATTAGAGATAGAATTTTTCTGGCATTAGATTTTTTAATTAAAAACAGTAAACTGCATCAAGGGTATAAAACATGGAAAATCTCATCAAAAAGCAGAGAAATTCACGATTTCTATAATGGAGGATACAAAATATTAAAGCCATTTATTAAGGCTTATACCATAAGTAATGAAAAAAAATACAAAACCATTGTTGAGCAAATATTGTTTTCATATCCGCAGCATATAACTACGGAGCTTTTTTCTCAAGAAAAAGGTATAGCAGGGTTAGGGGAAATATATATTGAAGCATGGCAAGCCTTTCACAATGAGGAATGGTTAATAAGAGCCGAATGGATTGCATTGCTATTAGCTAATACCACTTATGGAGAGTTTAAAAAATCTTATTGGAAAATGGATAATTATCATTTTTTGAATGCTTGTCTATTTAATGGAAATAGTGGAATAATTCATTTCCTACTACGTATCTTTTCACAAAATAAAATTTCAGACTATTATTCGTATTCTTAG
- a CDS encoding DDE-type integrase/transposase/recombinase, which yields MLFLFWLFLEGIPLSVRGAIITGINIFTMMLSRSRMKYVYFSSIPFTTDTTINADEAAFQYFNGITAELGYDQDKLLLSSEQIGDLLLTSKFKAYVREQALGLHFCRKSDPESKGRIENVVKYVKGNFLYGRVYCDIETLQQQVLGWLTRTGNGVAHSTVSLPIFLSSWDESFE from the coding sequence ATGCTCTTTCTCTTTTGGCTCTTCTTAGAGGGGATACCATTATCGGTACGAGGGGCTATCATCACCGGAATTAACATCTTCACCATGATGTTATCCCGCTCCCGGATGAAATATGTCTACTTCTCATCTATTCCTTTTACAACAGATACCACTATCAATGCTGATGAAGCTGCATTCCAGTATTTTAATGGGATTACAGCTGAATTGGGTTATGACCAGGATAAGTTACTGTTGTCTAGTGAGCAAATAGGTGATTTGTTGCTCACTTCAAAATTTAAGGCTTATGTACGTGAACAGGCTCTGGGCCTTCATTTTTGCCGAAAAAGCGATCCCGAAAGCAAAGGCAGGATAGAAAATGTCGTAAAATATGTAAAAGGAAATTTCTTATATGGCAGGGTCTATTGTGACATAGAAACCCTTCAGCAGCAGGTCTTAGGGTGGTTGACGCGGACCGGAAATGGGGTAGCACATTCCACTGTAAGCTTACCTATATTTTTATCCAGCTGGGATGAGAGTTTTGAATAA
- the istB gene encoding IS21-like element helper ATPase IstB has translation MNTTQTIDQMLELKLMGMANSYRSQLELPLDQQLEAHELITHLLQAGKLHRGNDRMETLLKTARFRNHITPQEIKCSTERKLSKSVWSSMIEGNYLKAGENILITGSTGCGKSAVACALGHQACLMGLKTRYFNMNQLIETIIMAKTEGSYMKLLNQLEKIPLIILDDFGIQHLNKNIKLALSELLEDRYAKRSIIITSQLPVSAWHDYIDELTLADAIMDRMTARCHRIELKGESRRKKK, from the coding sequence ATGAACACGACTCAAACTATCGATCAGATGCTTGAATTAAAGTTGATGGGAATGGCTAACAGCTATCGTTCTCAATTAGAATTACCTCTGGATCAGCAACTGGAAGCACATGAACTCATCACTCATCTTCTACAGGCGGGAAAACTACATCGTGGAAATGACCGAATGGAGACACTATTAAAAACAGCCAGGTTCCGAAATCATATCACACCACAGGAAATAAAATGCAGCACAGAACGCAAACTAAGTAAAAGTGTGTGGAGTAGTATGATTGAAGGAAATTATTTAAAAGCGGGTGAAAATATACTGATAACCGGATCGACTGGTTGTGGGAAAAGTGCTGTTGCCTGTGCATTAGGTCATCAGGCATGTCTCATGGGCCTAAAAACGCGCTATTTTAATATGAACCAGTTAATCGAAACCATTATTATGGCTAAGACAGAAGGTAGTTATATGAAACTGCTTAATCAACTGGAAAAGATACCTCTGATTATCCTTGATGACTTCGGCATCCAGCACCTTAATAAGAATATCAAACTGGCATTGTCAGAACTGCTGGAAGACCGATATGCAAAAAGATCAATCATTATTACTTCCCAATTACCTGTGTCTGCCTGGCATGACTATATCGATGAGCTAACACTTGCCGATGCTATCATGGACAGAATGACAGCTCGTTGTCATCGTATCGAGTTGAAAGGAGAATCAAGAAGGAAGAAAAAATAA
- the istA gene encoding IS21 family transposase, which yields MKQLKQVQQLRADGVSIKEIDVLVTAKDSKKYLLRMDGMQIAVDDPNDISEKGPAAVVYKDDKTVIKGQRFEALITHFVQACKELHKTGVTKQLLWMEYLQNNPDGYQYSQCCYLFTRYLKDTDPAFHWEYTPGEFTQMDFASKRLSYVDKETGEVISCEVFVGILPFSGLIFCQAVASQNTRDLAHCINELVKYSEGVSRTYLCDNFRTAVKRSDLHEPVFTELCYQLSEHYQTTFSATRPYSPRDKGMVEGAVNIVYMHIYARIRNEICHSVESLNRIIRIHLDVLNRKPYKNSKESRMDIFLRQEKAVLKELPSTPYSVKKGRQVTVQQNYAIQLPDNKHYYTVPYTYVGCKVWVHYDSRTVEIYYQHECIAFHVRNSQEPHFNRLAEHMPPNHQHMIEMRGWTVEDLLKRAEQVGEYTKQTADRILHSSVYPEQNFKACNTMILLQNKYGKDRLESACRRTSNIPRLTLKMIRKILECGLGKQPLLFDEPTSPLPNHGNIRGSDYYK from the coding sequence ATGAAACAGTTAAAGCAAGTTCAGCAATTGAGAGCTGATGGGGTTTCCATAAAAGAAATCGACGTACTGGTAACAGCCAAAGACAGTAAAAAATACCTGCTTCGGATGGATGGGATGCAAATAGCAGTGGATGACCCAAATGATATCAGTGAAAAGGGGCCGGCAGCAGTAGTCTACAAAGATGATAAAACAGTGATTAAAGGGCAACGGTTTGAAGCCCTGATCACTCATTTTGTGCAGGCCTGTAAGGAGTTACATAAAACCGGGGTGACCAAACAATTACTGTGGATGGAATATCTTCAGAACAACCCCGACGGCTATCAATACAGTCAATGTTGTTATTTATTCACCAGATATCTAAAGGATACTGATCCAGCCTTTCATTGGGAGTATACTCCCGGTGAATTTACGCAGATGGATTTTGCCAGTAAGAGGTTATCGTATGTCGATAAAGAAACAGGAGAGGTAATCTCATGCGAAGTTTTTGTTGGGATCTTACCGTTTAGTGGTTTAATCTTTTGCCAGGCTGTGGCTTCTCAAAATACAAGAGACCTGGCACACTGTATCAATGAGCTCGTCAAATACAGTGAAGGAGTTAGCAGAACATACCTTTGTGATAATTTTCGGACAGCTGTAAAACGGTCCGATTTACACGAGCCTGTATTTACAGAACTATGTTATCAGCTATCGGAACATTATCAAACAACATTCAGTGCCACTCGTCCATATTCCCCAAGAGATAAGGGTATGGTAGAGGGGGCTGTTAATATTGTCTATATGCATATTTATGCAAGGATAAGAAACGAAATATGCCATAGCGTAGAGTCGCTCAATCGGATTATCCGCATTCACCTGGATGTTCTTAATAGAAAGCCATATAAGAATAGCAAAGAAAGCAGGATGGACATCTTTCTGCGGCAGGAGAAGGCTGTTCTGAAAGAACTACCCTCTACACCCTACAGTGTTAAAAAGGGAAGGCAGGTTACAGTACAGCAAAACTATGCTATTCAACTGCCGGATAACAAACATTATTATACAGTTCCTTATACTTATGTTGGTTGTAAAGTATGGGTGCATTACGATAGCAGAACTGTTGAAATCTATTATCAGCATGAATGCATAGCCTTCCACGTTCGCAATAGTCAGGAACCTCATTTTAATCGCCTGGCAGAACATATGCCTCCAAATCATCAGCACATGATAGAGATGCGGGGATGGACAGTGGAAGACTTGTTGAAACGAGCAGAACAAGTTGGAGAGTATACAAAGCAAACAGCCGACCGCATATTACATAGCAGTGTTTACCCGGAACAGAACTTCAAGGCATGTAATACAATGATCCTTCTTCAGAACAAATATGGTAAGGACCGGCTAGAATCTGCCTGCAGAAGAACATCTAACATACCCAGGCTCACACTTAAAATGATCCGTAAAATATTGGAATGTGGATTAGGTAAACAACCATTACTTTTTGATGAGCCCACATCTCCACTTCCAAACCATGGAAATATCAGAGGGTCAGATTATTACAAATAG
- a CDS encoding transposase, translating into MSKRKTYSKEFKEEVPVLATRSGITQVAQDLGVHPNMLYVWKRQQEQQTDKAFPEKGNPTDQEMTRLQKENARLKARGRDTKKSCRYLSGPLRERYYVIKQLSEHFSIKTLCKVLGCSVSAYYSWKNGEYGKL; encoded by the coding sequence ATGTCAAAGCGTAAGACTTACAGTAAAGAGTTCAAAGAAGAGGTTCCTGTATTAGCCACCAGGTCCGGTATTACTCAGGTAGCACAGGATTTGGGAGTCCATCCTAACATGCTCTATGTTTGGAAAAGACAGCAAGAGCAGCAGACAGATAAAGCATTCCCAGAAAAAGGCAACCCAACTGATCAGGAAATGACCAGACTACAGAAGGAAAATGCGAGATTAAAAGCAAGAGGTCGAGATACTAAAAAAAGCTGCAGGTATCTTTCTGGACCGCTCCGGGAGAGATACTATGTGATCAAACAGTTATCGGAGCATTTCAGTATAAAGACCTTATGCAAAGTGTTAGGTTGCAGTGTAAGTGCTTATTACAGCTGGAAGAATGGTGAATATGGAAAGCTGTGA
- a CDS encoding transposase, with protein MFKDPNIEILQLWNNIKEKGYNGSRSVFYEHLKGIVRVSVRNLTISPTSIPYWSARKVSILLYRKKRQLPTSENELLNKLKTASGDIQSAASFVSRFRNLVERNNGSGLKDWMDDLTNTSLKELKSFAKRLLPDLTAVVNAISLTWSNGQVEGQINKLKRIKRQMYGRALIYCENA; from the coding sequence ATGTTCAAGGACCCCAATATTGAAATTCTTCAATTATGGAATAATATTAAAGAAAAAGGATATAATGGCAGTAGAAGCGTATTTTATGAACATCTAAAGGGTATAGTAAGGGTAAGCGTACGTAATCTTACGATTTCTCCTACATCAATTCCTTATTGGTCCGCCCGAAAGGTAAGCATATTACTATACCGTAAGAAAAGACAATTGCCCACCTCCGAAAATGAATTGCTCAATAAATTAAAAACTGCATCAGGGGATATTCAATCTGCGGCATCCTTTGTAAGCAGATTTAGAAATTTAGTAGAGAGAAATAACGGAAGTGGGCTTAAGGATTGGATGGATGATTTAACCAATACTAGTTTAAAAGAGCTTAAAAGTTTTGCGAAAAGATTATTACCAGACTTGACAGCAGTGGTTAATGCTATTTCTTTGACATGGAGTAATGGACAAGTTGAAGGACAAATCAATAAGCTTAAGAGAATAAAACGCCAAATGTACGGGCGGGCTTTAATTTATTGCGAAAACGCCTAG
- a CDS encoding acyltransferase family protein: MISPSEFAIFPVITVCLISLFLINKFVKIAPRTKGDLPLDGLRGYMALTVFLHHAALYCNLLVNGHWSVENMSAFVQFGQTSVFIFFMITGFIFFSKLIDATNKTIDWQKYYVARFLRIYPLYVIVLIMILVIIGKLSNWTLFPPFSDRIMEVIFWLFFSQTTLNDYQYAPTITSAVLWSLSREWQFYALFPLLGAVFLHIKISLKLILFSILLLLLFFIMNIPGDKMATIETNSPFLVGIFAAFLVRNKHIRQIGSKKIVALFVLLMIVFSYTYYHTIFSFFPYSLISISFIAIASGNSLFGILTNYISLILGQISYSIYLIHPVLLFVVYHMFPQIIQLVSSSQQSFWIVTSIVGALLMVICSLSFRFIEKPFIEMGSKVSNRITQIKSVSSQTT, encoded by the coding sequence ATGATATCTCCATCTGAGTTTGCTATATTCCCCGTTATAACCGTTTGTCTTATTAGCTTATTCCTAATTAATAAGTTTGTTAAAATAGCTCCCAGAACAAAAGGAGATTTACCATTGGATGGATTACGAGGTTACATGGCCTTAACTGTTTTTTTACACCATGCAGCTCTCTATTGCAACCTATTGGTCAATGGGCATTGGAGTGTTGAAAATATGAGTGCCTTTGTGCAATTTGGTCAGACAAGTGTATTTATATTTTTTATGATTACAGGTTTTATATTCTTCTCGAAATTAATAGATGCCACGAATAAAACTATTGACTGGCAGAAATATTACGTTGCCAGGTTTCTAAGAATATATCCATTGTACGTCATCGTCTTAATAATGATATTGGTTATAATCGGAAAACTTTCCAATTGGACCCTCTTTCCCCCATTTTCAGATAGGATAATGGAGGTAATATTTTGGCTATTCTTCAGCCAAACAACCTTAAATGATTACCAATATGCTCCAACTATTACTTCTGCTGTTTTATGGAGCCTGTCTAGGGAGTGGCAATTTTATGCTCTTTTCCCGTTGTTAGGAGCTGTTTTTCTACACATAAAAATATCTTTAAAGCTAATTTTATTTTCTATTCTTTTGCTACTGTTGTTCTTCATAATGAATATTCCTGGAGATAAAATGGCCACTATTGAAACCAATAGTCCATTTTTAGTTGGAATATTTGCTGCTTTCTTGGTCAGGAATAAGCACATCCGTCAAATAGGATCAAAAAAAATCGTAGCGCTATTCGTTTTACTAATGATAGTGTTTTCCTATACATATTATCATACAATTTTTTCATTTTTCCCTTATTCACTAATTTCAATATCCTTTATAGCTATAGCTTCTGGGAATTCACTATTTGGCATATTAACAAACTACATTTCCCTTATCCTCGGACAAATTTCCTATAGCATATACCTAATACACCCGGTTTTATTATTTGTTGTATATCATATGTTCCCTCAAATTATTCAATTGGTATCAAGTTCACAACAATCATTTTGGATAGTTACATCAATTGTTGGAGCATTGTTGATGGTAATCTGCTCTTTATCTTTTCGATTCATAGAGAAACCATTTATAGAGATGGGAAGTAAAGTATCAAACCGGATCACTCAAATAAAGAGTGTCTCGTCTCAAACGACTTAA